Proteins from a single region of Streptomyces spinoverrucosus:
- a CDS encoding arylamine N-acetyltransferase family protein produces MNAAQVDAYLRRLGVPHPAWPTIDVLRELQLHHLRSIPFENLSIHLGEAIVLEEKRLLDKVVGARRGGFCYELNGAFGALLVALGYDVSLLAARVYGEGGRPGIPYDHMALRVRTVDAGEWLADVGFGAFSHFPLAFEERREQVDPGGVFRIAEAGPDAAGMRGAPAAGAPDLDVIRDGRPAYRLEQRPRVLADFVTGAWWHSTSPESHFGQSLVCSRITEDGGRITLSGRRLKTTGADGTRDERELGTDEEVLEVYRERFGIELDRVPVVRGAGGGKD; encoded by the coding sequence ATGAATGCCGCACAGGTTGACGCCTACCTCCGCCGCCTGGGAGTCCCGCACCCGGCGTGGCCCACCATCGACGTCCTGCGTGAACTGCAACTGCACCATCTGCGGTCGATCCCCTTCGAGAACCTGTCGATCCACCTCGGCGAGGCGATCGTGCTGGAGGAGAAACGGCTGCTGGACAAGGTGGTGGGCGCGCGGCGCGGCGGGTTCTGCTACGAACTGAACGGGGCCTTCGGCGCGCTGCTCGTCGCGCTGGGATACGACGTCTCGCTGCTGGCGGCGCGGGTGTACGGGGAGGGCGGGCGGCCCGGGATCCCTTACGACCACATGGCGTTGCGGGTGCGGACGGTGGATGCGGGGGAGTGGCTCGCCGATGTCGGCTTCGGTGCCTTCAGCCACTTTCCGCTGGCCTTCGAGGAGCGGCGCGAACAGGTGGATCCCGGGGGCGTGTTCCGGATCGCCGAGGCGGGGCCGGACGCGGCGGGCATGCGGGGCGCGCCCGCGGCCGGGGCTCCCGACCTGGATGTGATCAGGGACGGCAGGCCCGCGTACCGGTTGGAGCAGAGGCCTCGGGTGCTCGCGGACTTCGTGACCGGGGCCTGGTGGCACAGTACCTCGCCGGAGTCGCACTTCGGGCAGTCGCTGGTGTGCTCCCGGATCACGGAGGACGGCGGCCGGATCACGCTCAGCGGGCGACGACTGAAGACGACGGGCGCGGACGGGACGCGGGACGAGCGGGAGCTGGGCACGGACGAGGAGGTACTGGAGGTCTACCGGGAGCGGTTCGGGATCGAGCTGGACCGGGTGCCGGTGGTGCGGGGGGCTGGGGGTGGGAAGGACTGA
- the lepA gene encoding translation elongation factor 4 has translation MPATPNHVPEPSRTAPALIRNFCIIAHIDHGKSTLADRMLQLTGVVEQRQMRAQYLDRMDIERERGITIKSQAVRLPWAPTHDPGNTHILNMIDTPGHVDFTYEVSRSLAACEGTILLVDAAQGIEAQTLANLYLAMENDLTIIPVLNKIDLPAAQPEKFAEELANLVGCEPDDVLKVSAKTGLGVEALLDKVVAEIPAPVGVADAPARAMIFDSVYDSYRGVVTYVRVVDGQLNKRERIRMMSTGATHELLEIGTNSPEMLPADGLGVGEVGYLITGVKDVRQSKVGDTITQQHKGATEALGGYKDPKPMVFSGLYPLDGSDYPELREALDKLQLNDAALVYEPETSAALGFGFRVGFLGLLHLDVVRERLEREFGLDLIATAPNVVYRVIMEDGMEHTVTNPSEFPEGKLAEVYEPVVRATILAPTEFIGAIMELCQTRRGTLLGMDYLSEDRVEIRYTLPLAEIVFDFFDQLKSKTRGYASLDYEPTGEQSSSLVKVDILLHGDKVDAFSAITHKDQAYAYGVRLVAKLKELIPRQNFEVPVQAAIGSRVIARETIRAIRKDVLAKCYGGDISRKRKLLEKQKEGKKRMKMVGSVEVPQEAFIAVLSSDDSAGPSKGKK, from the coding sequence GTGCCCGCGACCCCTAACCATGTGCCCGAGCCGAGCCGTACCGCCCCGGCTCTGATCCGCAATTTCTGCATCATCGCGCACATCGACCACGGCAAGTCCACGCTCGCCGACCGGATGCTCCAGCTGACCGGTGTGGTCGAGCAGCGGCAGATGCGTGCTCAGTACCTCGACCGGATGGACATCGAGCGCGAGCGTGGCATCACGATCAAGTCCCAGGCCGTGCGCCTGCCCTGGGCTCCCACCCATGACCCGGGCAACACGCACATCCTCAACATGATCGACACCCCGGGGCACGTCGACTTCACCTACGAGGTCTCGCGGTCGCTCGCCGCCTGCGAGGGGACCATCCTCCTCGTCGACGCCGCCCAGGGCATCGAGGCCCAGACCCTCGCCAACCTGTACCTGGCGATGGAGAACGACCTCACCATCATCCCGGTGCTCAACAAGATCGACCTGCCGGCCGCGCAGCCGGAGAAGTTCGCCGAGGAGCTGGCGAACCTCGTCGGGTGCGAGCCGGACGACGTGCTCAAGGTGTCCGCGAAGACGGGGCTCGGGGTGGAGGCCCTGCTCGACAAGGTGGTCGCCGAGATCCCGGCGCCGGTCGGCGTCGCCGACGCCCCCGCGCGCGCCATGATCTTCGACTCCGTCTACGACTCCTACCGCGGTGTCGTGACGTATGTCCGAGTCGTGGACGGCCAGCTCAACAAGCGTGAGCGGATCCGGATGATGTCGACCGGTGCCACGCACGAGCTGCTGGAGATCGGCACCAACTCGCCGGAGATGCTGCCCGCCGACGGGCTCGGCGTCGGTGAGGTGGGCTACCTCATCACCGGTGTGAAGGACGTCCGGCAGTCCAAGGTGGGTGACACCATCACCCAGCAGCACAAGGGGGCCACGGAGGCGCTCGGCGGCTACAAGGACCCCAAGCCCATGGTCTTCTCCGGGCTGTATCCGCTGGACGGCTCCGACTACCCCGAGCTGCGCGAGGCCCTCGACAAGCTCCAGCTCAACGACGCGGCGCTGGTCTACGAGCCGGAGACCTCCGCCGCCCTCGGCTTCGGCTTCCGCGTCGGCTTCCTCGGCCTGCTCCACCTCGACGTGGTCCGTGAGCGACTGGAGCGCGAGTTCGGCCTCGACCTGATCGCCACCGCCCCCAACGTGGTCTACCGCGTAATCATGGAGGACGGCATGGAGCACACGGTCACCAACCCGAGCGAGTTCCCCGAGGGCAAGCTCGCGGAGGTCTACGAGCCGGTGGTCCGGGCGACGATCCTCGCCCCCACCGAGTTCATCGGCGCGATCATGGAGCTGTGCCAGACCCGGCGCGGCACCCTGCTCGGCATGGACTACCTCTCCGAGGACCGCGTCGAGATCCGCTACACGCTGCCGCTGGCCGAGATCGTCTTCGACTTCTTCGACCAGCTGAAGTCGAAGACGCGCGGCTACGCCTCGCTCGACTACGAGCCCACCGGCGAGCAGTCCAGCTCCCTGGTCAAGGTCGACATCCTGCTGCACGGCGACAAGGTGGACGCCTTCTCGGCGATCACGCACAAGGACCAGGCGTACGCCTACGGCGTGCGGCTCGTCGCCAAGCTCAAGGAGCTGATCCCGCGGCAGAACTTCGAGGTGCCGGTGCAGGCCGCCATCGGCTCCCGGGTGATCGCCCGCGAGACCATCCGCGCCATCCGCAAGGACGTCCTCGCCAAGTGCTACGGCGGTGACATCTCCCGTAAGCGCAAGCTGCTGGAGAAGCAGAAGGAAGGCAAGAAGCGGATGAAGATGGTGGGTTCCGTGGAGGTTCCGCAGGAGGCCTTCATCGCCGTGCTGTCCAGCGATGACAGCGCGGGGCCGAGCAAGGGCAAGAAGTAA
- the holA gene encoding DNA polymerase III subunit delta: MARKTAQDDPLAPVTLAVGQEDLLLDRAVQEVVAAARAADADTDVRDMTPDQLQPGTLAELTSPSLFAERKVVVVRNAQDLSADTIKDVKAYLGAPAEEITLVLLHAGGAKGKGLLDAARKAGAREVACPKMTKPADRLAFVRGEFRTLGRSATPEACQALCDAIGSDLRELASAVSQLCADVESTIDEAVVGRYYTGRAEASSFTVADRAVEGRAAEALEALRWSLATGVAPVLITSALAQGVRAIGKLSAARGGRPADLARELGMPPWKIDRVRQQMRGWTPEGVAVALRAVAEADAGVKGGGDDPEYALEKAVVTIARAARSRGRG; the protein is encoded by the coding sequence ATGGCCAGGAAGACTGCTCAAGACGACCCTCTCGCCCCGGTGACGCTCGCCGTGGGCCAGGAGGACCTCCTGCTCGACCGTGCCGTCCAGGAGGTGGTGGCCGCCGCCAGGGCCGCCGACGCCGACACGGACGTGCGTGACATGACGCCGGACCAGCTGCAGCCGGGCACGCTCGCGGAGTTGACCAGCCCGTCGCTGTTCGCGGAGCGCAAGGTCGTGGTCGTCCGCAATGCGCAGGATCTGTCGGCCGACACGATCAAGGACGTGAAGGCGTATCTGGGGGCGCCCGCCGAGGAGATCACGCTCGTGCTGCTGCACGCGGGCGGTGCCAAGGGCAAGGGGCTGCTGGACGCCGCGCGCAAGGCGGGGGCGCGCGAGGTGGCGTGCCCGAAGATGACCAAGCCGGCGGACCGGCTGGCGTTCGTCCGGGGGGAGTTCCGCACGCTGGGGCGGTCCGCCACACCGGAGGCCTGCCAGGCGCTCTGCGACGCCATCGGCAGCGATCTGCGGGAGCTGGCGTCCGCCGTGTCCCAGCTGTGCGCGGACGTCGAGAGCACCATCGACGAGGCGGTCGTCGGGCGGTACTACACCGGGCGGGCCGAGGCGTCGAGCTTCACGGTCGCCGACCGGGCGGTCGAGGGGCGGGCGGCGGAGGCGCTGGAGGCACTGCGGTGGTCGCTGGCGACCGGGGTGGCGCCGGTGCTGATCACCAGTGCGTTGGCGCAGGGGGTGCGGGCGATCGGGAAGCTGTCCGCCGCGCGGGGTGGGCGTCCGGCTGATCTGGCGCGGGAGCTGGGCATGCCGCCGTGGAAGATCGACCGGGTGCGGCAGCAGATGCGGGGGTGGACGCCGGAGGGGGTGGCGGTGGCGCTGCGGGCGGTCGCCGAGGCCGACGCCGGGGTGAAGGGCGGAGGGGACGACCCGGAGTACGCCCTGGAGAAGGCGGTCGTGACCATCGCACGGGCGGCTCGGTCGCGGGGGCGCGGATAG
- a CDS encoding ComEA family DNA-binding protein, whose product MALRSRTRAASVTSGPGRGPASDGRTAHRHRHRGPAALGRTRHRHASADELRRRAEVLFGERAQEWRESGAGPPGDTGGEEPGVAPEGAGSRQGRAGLALRERLPVWLQARCGLERRSVVALTVLVVVVAGFAVQHFWAGRTQSVQAPEVVRAAAPFEEQEGEASAAPGVATGPPGAANGTPVAEIVVDVSGKVREPGIHRLPAGSRVADALKAAGGVRPGTNIDGLNRARFLVDGEQVVVGGPAPAAVPAPAGGAATGGAGGAPAAPVSLNTATVEQLDTLPGVGPVLAQHIIDYRTQQGGFRSVDELREVNGIGERRFADLRNLVRP is encoded by the coding sequence TGCCTCCGACGGCCGCACCGCACACCGTCACCGCCACCGCGGCCCTGCGGCCCTCGGCCGGACCCGGCACCGGCACGCGTCGGCAGATGAGCTCCGGCGCCGTGCGGAGGTGCTCTTCGGTGAACGCGCGCAGGAGTGGCGGGAGTCGGGGGCGGGGCCACCGGGTGACACCGGTGGGGAAGAGCCGGGGGTCGCACCTGAGGGTGCGGGCAGTCGGCAGGGGCGTGCCGGGCTGGCTCTGCGGGAGCGGCTGCCGGTCTGGTTGCAGGCGCGGTGCGGCCTTGAACGGCGGAGCGTCGTGGCGCTCACCGTGCTGGTCGTCGTCGTGGCGGGGTTCGCCGTACAGCACTTCTGGGCCGGGCGGACGCAGTCCGTGCAGGCACCCGAGGTGGTCAGGGCGGCGGCGCCGTTCGAGGAGCAGGAGGGCGAAGCGTCCGCCGCGCCGGGCGTGGCCACCGGCCCTCCCGGTGCAGCCAACGGCACGCCGGTCGCGGAGATCGTGGTGGACGTCAGTGGCAAGGTGCGCGAGCCCGGCATTCACCGTCTCCCGGCCGGATCGCGGGTCGCCGACGCGCTGAAGGCGGCGGGTGGGGTGCGGCCGGGCACGAACATCGACGGTCTGAACCGGGCCAGGTTCCTGGTGGACGGTGAACAGGTGGTCGTCGGGGGCCCCGCGCCCGCCGCCGTCCCGGCTCCGGCCGGGGGAGCCGCGACCGGCGGGGCGGGCGGCGCTCCCGCAGCCCCCGTCTCGCTCAACACCGCCACGGTCGAGCAGCTCGACACCCTCCCGGGCGTCGGTCCCGTGCTGGCGCAGCACATCATCGACTACCGCACGCAGCAGGGCGGGTTCCGCTCGGTGGACGAGCTGCGGGAGGTCAACGGCATCGGTGAACGACGGTTCGCCGACCTGCGGAATCTCGTACGGCCATGA
- a CDS encoding ComEC/Rec2 family competence protein, translating into MRPSQDVSPSGARRAVHVTSGSRLGAAHPRQEGPTDLRLVPPALAAWATAALALDASPGLLTGVVVVCLVVGCGLLLGAVRATAGAGSRAAVAAVLLCVAAAAASAGLHGADLRRGPVPGLAERFATVTAEVEVTADPRLTRPRVTGNHLAPVSVLAKGEVRSVEETSGARAVTRTPVLVIVDAGVAGRREWLGLLPSTRVRVTGRLAPAMVGGDRIAAVLRVRDRAGPEVVGEPSGPQRFAGRLRAGLREATDGLPADARALLPGLVVGDTSRITPELDEAFKETDLAHTLAVSGSNLTIILALLLGPPGLAQRSERRGLAPRLGISLRTTAVLGGALTLAFVIVCRPDPSVLRAAACGAVALLALATGRRKSLIPALATAVLLLVLYDPWLARSYGFLLSVLATGALLTVAPRWSSALRRRRVPPRPAEALAAAGAAQALCAPVVAVLSARVSLVAVPCNLLVEFAVAPATVLGFAALAVAPVAMPLAKGLAWCASWPTGWIAQVARTGAALPGAGVDWPGGWGGAALLALVTVAVVIAGRRLLGHPWLCGACGLLLVLAVVQPPPLARVVTGWPPPGWRLAMCDVGQGDATVLAAGAGAGVVVDAGPDPRLVDRCLSDLGITRVPLVVLTHFHADHVAGLPGVLRGRAVGAIETTGFEEPQDQAEFVHREAAARGIPVTRALAGEQRRTGDLSWQVLWPPPRPAPEPEGPNDASVAMLVRSAGLRMLLLGDLEPPAQQALLRTPAAALVGGVDVLKVAHHGSAYQDPELIRRAAPRLALISCGADNPYGHPAPSTVAALRNGGARVLRTDVDGALAVVGAGAGLRVARD; encoded by the coding sequence ATGAGGCCCTCCCAGGACGTCTCGCCCTCGGGCGCGCGGCGGGCCGTGCACGTGACTTCCGGGAGCCGCCTCGGAGCCGCCCATCCCAGGCAGGAGGGGCCGACGGACCTACGGCTCGTACCTCCCGCCCTGGCCGCCTGGGCGACGGCGGCGCTCGCGCTGGACGCCTCTCCCGGTTTGCTGACCGGTGTGGTCGTGGTCTGCCTGGTCGTGGGATGCGGGCTGCTGCTCGGTGCTGTTCGGGCGACAGCGGGTGCCGGGTCGCGTGCCGCGGTCGCCGCCGTGCTGCTCTGCGTCGCGGCCGCCGCCGCCTCGGCCGGGCTGCACGGGGCCGATCTGCGCCGGGGACCGGTGCCGGGGCTGGCGGAGCGGTTCGCCACGGTGACCGCCGAGGTGGAGGTCACCGCCGATCCCCGGCTCACGCGCCCACGGGTCACCGGGAACCATCTGGCGCCGGTGTCCGTGCTGGCGAAGGGCGAGGTGCGCAGCGTCGAGGAGACGTCCGGGGCGAGGGCCGTGACGCGGACGCCCGTGCTGGTGATCGTCGACGCGGGGGTGGCCGGGCGGCGGGAGTGGCTCGGGTTGCTGCCCTCCACCCGGGTCAGAGTGACCGGGCGGCTGGCGCCCGCCATGGTGGGCGGGGACCGGATCGCGGCCGTGCTGCGGGTGCGGGATCGGGCGGGGCCGGAGGTGGTGGGGGAGCCGTCGGGGCCACAGCGGTTCGCGGGACGGTTACGGGCCGGCCTGCGGGAGGCCACCGACGGGCTGCCGGCGGACGCGCGGGCACTGTTGCCGGGACTGGTCGTCGGCGACACCTCACGGATCACGCCGGAACTGGACGAGGCCTTCAAGGAGACCGACCTCGCCCATACGCTCGCCGTGTCCGGGAGCAACCTCACGATCATCCTCGCCCTGCTGCTGGGACCGCCCGGCCTGGCGCAGCGCAGTGAGCGCCGTGGCCTGGCACCCCGGCTCGGCATCTCGTTGCGGACGACGGCGGTGCTCGGCGGAGCGCTCACGCTGGCGTTCGTGATCGTGTGCAGACCGGACCCGAGCGTCCTGCGGGCCGCGGCCTGCGGAGCCGTCGCGCTGCTGGCCCTCGCGACCGGGCGCCGCAAGTCGCTGATTCCGGCGCTGGCGACGGCGGTGTTGCTGCTGGTGCTCTACGACCCGTGGCTGGCCCGCAGTTACGGCTTCCTGCTCTCGGTCCTGGCCACGGGCGCGCTGCTCACCGTCGCGCCCCGTTGGAGCAGCGCGTTGCGCAGACGCCGGGTGCCGCCGCGGCCGGCGGAGGCGCTGGCCGCGGCGGGGGCGGCGCAGGCGCTGTGTGCGCCGGTGGTGGCGGTGTTGTCGGCGCGGGTGAGTCTGGTGGCGGTGCCGTGCAATCTGCTCGTGGAGTTCGCGGTCGCGCCGGCCACCGTGCTGGGTTTCGCGGCGCTCGCGGTGGCGCCGGTGGCGATGCCGTTGGCCAAGGGGCTGGCGTGGTGCGCGAGTTGGCCGACCGGGTGGATCGCCCAGGTCGCCCGCACCGGGGCGGCGCTGCCCGGAGCCGGGGTGGACTGGCCGGGTGGCTGGGGCGGGGCGGCACTGCTCGCCCTCGTCACGGTGGCCGTCGTGATCGCCGGCCGGCGGCTGCTGGGGCACCCGTGGCTGTGCGGGGCCTGCGGGCTGCTGCTGGTGCTGGCGGTGGTGCAGCCGCCGCCGCTGGCCAGAGTCGTCACGGGCTGGCCGCCGCCGGGGTGGCGGCTGGCGATGTGCGACGTGGGACAGGGCGACGCCACCGTGCTCGCGGCGGGCGCGGGCGCCGGGGTCGTCGTGGACGCCGGACCCGACCCGAGGCTGGTCGACCGGTGCCTGAGCGACCTCGGCATCACCCGCGTCCCGCTGGTGGTCCTCACCCACTTCCACGCCGACCATGTGGCCGGGCTGCCCGGCGTACTGCGGGGGCGTGCGGTGGGGGCGATCGAGACGACCGGGTTCGAAGAACCGCAGGACCAGGCGGAGTTCGTCCACAGAGAGGCGGCCGCCCGGGGGATTCCGGTCACGCGAGCCCTGGCCGGGGAGCAGCGGCGTACCGGGGACCTGTCCTGGCAGGTGCTGTGGCCACCGCCACGACCGGCGCCGGAGCCGGAGGGCCCGAACGACGCCAGCGTCGCGATGCTCGTACGGTCGGCGGGCCTGCGGATGCTGCTGCTCGGGGACCTCGAACCCCCGGCCCAGCAGGCGCTGTTGCGGACACCGGCGGCCGCGCTGGTGGGCGGCGTGGACGTGCTCAAGGTGGCCCACCACGGCTCCGCGTACCAAGATCCGGAGCTGATACGCCGGGCCGCGCCGCGACTGGCGCTGATCTCCTGCGGCGCGGACAACCCGTACGGGCATCCGGCTCCCAGTACGGTCGCGGCGCTGCGGAACGGGGGCGCGAGAGTGCTGCGGACGGACGTGGACGGGGCGCTGGCTGTCGTCGGTGCGGGCGCGGGCTTGCGCGTGGCGCGAGACTGA
- a CDS encoding AMP-dependent synthetase/ligase, translated as MSDTQTLIENRPPSVAGLFLERVSATPDAEAYRYPVPSASGQGPDDWKSLSWAQAAERVYAIAAGLIELGVQPEQRVALASATRIEWILADLGIMCAGAATTTIYPQTNADESAYILADSGSRVLIAENAEQLAKAQEKRAELPDLTHVVVIDAEGVETGDWVLSLAELEARGAARLEKDPTLVKERVGAITKDQLATLIYTSGTTGRPKGVRLPHDNWSYMAKAIAATGLLGPDDVQYLWLPLAHVFGKVLTSGHIEVGHITAVDGRVDKIIENLPVVQPTYMAAVPRIFEKVYNGVAAKARAGGPAKYKIFQWAAGVAREYAKVTQDNFRRTGTASAPFGLASKHKVADALVYSKLREAFGGRLRACVSGSVALAPEIGYFFAGAGIHILEGYGLTESSAASFVNPGEAYRTGTVGKPLPGTEVRIAEDGEILLRGPGIMEGYHGLPEKTAEVLEPDGWFHTGDIGELSPDGYLRITDRKKDLFKTSGGKYVAPTEIEGSFKSVCPYVSNILVHGADRNFCTALIALDEVSIMQWAKENGLEGKSYAEVVAAPATVGMVEGYVQQLNAGLQRWQTIKKFRLLPRDLDVEHGEITPSLKLKRPVVEREYQHLLDEMYAGAREA; from the coding sequence GTGAGCGACACACAGACCTTGATCGAGAACCGTCCGCCGTCCGTCGCCGGCCTCTTCCTGGAGCGCGTTTCGGCCACCCCTGACGCCGAGGCCTACCGCTATCCGGTCCCGTCGGCCTCCGGGCAGGGCCCGGACGACTGGAAGTCGCTGAGCTGGGCGCAGGCCGCCGAGCGGGTGTACGCGATCGCGGCCGGGCTGATCGAGCTGGGGGTCCAGCCGGAGCAGCGGGTCGCGCTGGCCTCGGCCACCCGGATCGAGTGGATCCTCGCCGACCTCGGCATCATGTGCGCGGGCGCCGCCACCACCACGATCTATCCGCAGACCAACGCCGACGAGTCGGCGTACATCCTCGCCGACTCCGGCAGCCGCGTCCTGATCGCGGAGAACGCCGAGCAGCTGGCCAAGGCGCAGGAGAAGCGCGCCGAGCTGCCCGACCTCACGCATGTCGTGGTCATCGACGCGGAGGGCGTGGAGACCGGCGACTGGGTGCTCAGCCTCGCCGAGCTGGAGGCTCGGGGCGCGGCCCGGCTGGAGAAGGACCCCACCCTCGTCAAGGAGCGGGTCGGCGCGATCACCAAGGACCAGCTGGCCACCCTGATCTACACCTCCGGCACGACCGGCCGGCCCAAGGGTGTCCGGCTGCCGCACGACAACTGGTCGTACATGGCCAAGGCGATCGCCGCGACCGGGCTGCTCGGCCCGGACGACGTGCAGTACCTGTGGCTGCCGCTCGCGCACGTCTTCGGCAAGGTGCTGACCTCCGGGCACATCGAGGTCGGGCACATCACCGCCGTCGACGGGCGGGTCGACAAGATCATCGAGAATCTGCCGGTGGTGCAGCCGACGTACATGGCTGCCGTGCCGCGGATCTTCGAGAAGGTCTACAACGGCGTCGCCGCGAAGGCCCGTGCCGGTGGCCCCGCCAAGTACAAGATCTTCCAGTGGGCGGCGGGTGTCGCGCGCGAGTACGCCAAGGTCACGCAGGACAACTTCCGCCGCACCGGGACCGCTTCGGCGCCGTTCGGACTGGCCTCGAAGCACAAGGTGGCCGACGCGCTCGTGTACTCCAAGCTGCGGGAGGCCTTCGGCGGGCGGCTGCGAGCCTGCGTGTCCGGGTCGGTGGCGCTGGCGCCCGAGATCGGGTACTTCTTCGCCGGCGCCGGCATCCACATCCTGGAGGGCTACGGACTGACCGAGTCCTCGGCGGCGTCCTTCGTCAACCCCGGTGAGGCGTACCGGACCGGCACGGTCGGCAAGCCGCTGCCCGGCACCGAGGTGCGGATCGCGGAGGACGGCGAGATCCTGCTGCGCGGGCCCGGGATCATGGAGGGGTACCACGGGCTGCCCGAGAAGACCGCGGAGGTGCTGGAGCCGGACGGCTGGTTCCACACCGGGGACATCGGGGAGCTGTCGCCCGACGGGTATCTGCGGATCACCGACCGGAAGAAGGACCTGTTCAAGACCTCGGGCGGGAAGTACGTGGCGCCGACCGAGATCGAGGGGTCGTTCAAGTCGGTGTGCCCCTACGTGTCGAACATCCTGGTGCACGGGGCCGACCGGAACTTCTGCACCGCGCTCATCGCGCTCGACGAGGTGTCGATCATGCAGTGGGCGAAGGAGAACGGGCTGGAGGGGAAGTCCTACGCCGAGGTGGTGGCCGCGCCGGCGACCGTCGGGATGGTCGAGGGGTATGTGCAGCAGCTGAACGCCGGGCTCCAGCGGTGGCAGACGATCAAGAAGTTCCGGTTGCTGCCTCGGGACCTGGATGTGGAGCACGGGGAGATCACGCCGAGTCTGAAGCTGAAGCGGCCTGTGGTGGAGCGGGAGTATCAGCATCTGCTGGATGAGATGTATGCGGGGGCGCGCGAGGCGTAG
- a CDS encoding nuclear transport factor 2 family protein, protein MAEHPHAALVRKGYAAFARGDMDALRGLMTSDCAHHVPGSHPLAGDFKGQDAIIDMYRRLHEETGGTLQVALGSVLVDGRGHAVAVHRLRAERQGRRIDDKGCIVFRIVGEKISDLDECVEDIDRANEFWS, encoded by the coding sequence ATGGCTGAACATCCGCACGCGGCTCTCGTCCGCAAGGGCTACGCGGCCTTCGCGCGGGGTGACATGGATGCCCTGCGAGGGCTGATGACGTCGGACTGCGCGCATCACGTGCCCGGTAGTCATCCGCTCGCGGGGGACTTCAAGGGACAGGACGCGATCATCGACATGTACCGGCGGCTCCACGAGGAGACCGGTGGGACCCTGCAGGTCGCGCTGGGCAGCGTCCTGGTCGACGGTCGGGGGCACGCGGTCGCCGTGCACCGGCTCAGGGCCGAGCGGCAGGGCAGGCGCATCGACGACAAGGGCTGCATCGTCTTCCGGATCGTCGGCGAGAAGATCTCCGACCTCGACGAGTGCGTCGAGGACATCGACCGGGCCAACGAGTTCTGGTCGTGA
- the rpsT gene encoding 30S ribosomal protein S20, giving the protein MANIKSQIKRIKTNEKARLRNKAVKSSLKTAIRKAREAAAAGDVEKATEYQRAAARQLDKAVSKGVIHKNQAANKKSALAAKVTSLKG; this is encoded by the coding sequence GTGGCGAACATCAAGTCCCAGATCAAGCGGATCAAGACCAACGAGAAGGCTCGGCTGCGCAACAAGGCCGTCAAGTCCTCCCTGAAGACCGCGATCCGCAAGGCCCGCGAGGCCGCTGCCGCGGGTGACGTCGAGAAGGCCACCGAGTACCAGCGCGCTGCCGCGCGTCAGCTCGACAAGGCCGTCTCCAAGGGCGTCATCCACAAGAACCAGGCCGCCAACAAGAAGTCGGCGCTGGCTGCGAAGGTCACGTCCCTCAAGGGCTGA